One Etheostoma cragini isolate CJK2018 chromosome 6, CSU_Ecrag_1.0, whole genome shotgun sequence DNA window includes the following coding sequences:
- the zgc:174945 gene encoding uncharacterized protein zgc:174945: MTRLTGPTVLLLVTLYALSSQDKVTLEVRYQQETITPARGSSVKLSCNTYYDSEQCGLLHAVWCHISNQSVELTDPSKYFTTVNETDSGDERHRQIVTEILDLTPEDNGQFQCKAECDKSRERAMGHFIWINVKV, encoded by the exons ATGACTCGGCTTACTGGACCCACGGTGCTGTTGTTGGTGACTCTGTACGCGTTGTCTTCTCAGGACAAAG TTACCTTAGAGGTCCGTTACCAACAGGAAACCATCACTCCTGCCAGGGGCTCATCTGTCAAATTATCCTGCAACACATATTACGACTCTGAGCAATGCGGTCTCCTGCATGCTGTGTGGTGTCACATTTCTAATCAAAGCGTTGAGCTGACTGACCCCAGCAAGTACTTCACCACAGTAAATGAGACGGATTCTGGGGacgagagacacagacagatcGTGACGGAGATTCTCGACCTGACCCCAGAGGACAACGGCCAATTCCAGTGCAAGGCTGAATGCGATAAGAGTAGAGAGAGAGCAATGGGACATTTCATctggatcaatgtcaaag TTTGA
- the LOC117945918 gene encoding E3 ubiquitin/ISG15 ligase TRIM25-like: MALQLDKESLCCSVCLDLLKDPVTIPCGHSYCIGCVKSRWDEEDPKEIYSCPHCKQTFTPRPVLVISSLLADLVEALKKTRLHVAPADYATPGDVACDFCAGRKLKAHKSCLTCRVSYCELHLQPHYESPAFEKHKLVGTSKYLQEKYCPRHDEVMKIFCRTDQQTICVLCSLDEHKGHDTVSAAVERNEKGRELGASRDKIQHRIQDREKDVKVLQQEMEAISRSADEAVRASEKIFNELVGLVEKRSSAVTEEIRSQQKTEVLRAKELKEKLEEELAELRKKDAELEQLTHTDDHVQLLNNYLLLSHLSSSTDCPRLNSHPMKYFEDVIAAVSEARDELQEILNREWLKISLKVSAVDVLLPQPEPKTRDEFLQYYRQITMDANTVNAGLSLSEDNRKATVMREKQLYCSHADRFTDWLQVLSSKSLTGRCYWEVERSSGGISVAVAYKDISRTGSESGFGNNEKSWALGCFDIGYHFRHNNIRTSLSGPQSSRVGVYLDHKAGTLSFYSVSETMTLLHKVQTTFTQPLYAGLWVYWVGDTAQLCKLK, encoded by the coding sequence ATGGCGCTGCAGCTAGACAAGGAGAGTCTCtgctgttctgtctgtctggatcTACTGAAGGATCCGGTGACTATTCCCTGTGGGCACAGTTACTGCATCGGGTGTGTCAAAAGCCGCTGGGATGAAGAAGATCCAAAGGAAATCTACAGCTGCCCTCACTGCAAACAGACCTTCACACCGAGGCCTGTCCTGGTGATAAGTTCCCTGTTGGCTGATTTAGTGGAAGCGCTGAAGAAGACGAGGCTTCACGTTGCTCCAGCTGACTATGCCACGCCTGGAGATGTCGCTTGTGATTTCTGCGCTGGGAGAAAGCTGAAAGCACACAAGTCCTGCCTGACGTGTCGAGTCTCTTACTGTGAGCTCCACCTTCAGCCTCACTACGAATCCCCTGCCTTTGAAAAACACAAGCTGGTTGGAACCTCCAAATATCTCCAGGAGAAATACTGCCCTCGCCACGATGAGGTGATGAAGATTTTCTGCCGTACTGATCAGCAGACCATATGTGTTTTGTGCTCCCTGGATGAACACAAAGGCCACGACACAGTCTCCGCTGCAGTGGAAAGGAATGAGAAGGGGAGGGAGCTCGGGGCGAGTCGGGACAAAATCCAGCACAGAAtccaggacagagagaaagatgtcaAAGTGCTTCAGCAAGAGATGGAGGCTATCAGTCGCTCTGCTGATGAAGCGGTGAGGGCCAGCGAGAAGATTTTCAACGAGCTTGTCGGCCTTGTGGAGAAAAGAAGCTCCGCGGTGACGGAAGAAATCCGATCCCAGCAGAAAACAGAGGTTCTCCGGGCCAAAGAGCTCAAGGagaagctggaggaggagctCGCTGAACTGAGGAAGAAGGACGCCGAGCTGGAGCAACTCACCCACACCGATGACCACGTCCAACTTCTAAACAATTACCTTTTGCTGTCACATCTAAGCTCATCTACAGACTGCCCCAGATTAAATAGTCACCCTATGAAATACTTTGAAGATGTGATAGCAGCTGTGTCAGAAGCCCGAGATGAACTACAAGAGATTCTCAACAGGGAATGGCTGAAGATCTCGCTGAAGGTGAGTGCGGTAGATGTTTTACTGCCACAACCAGAGCCCAAGACCAGAGATGAGTTCTTACAATATTACCGTCAAATCACAATGGATGCCAACACAGTTAACGCAGGGCTGTCTCTATCTGAAGACAACCGAAAAGCAACAGTGATGAGAGAAAAGCAGCTGTATTGCAGCCACGCAGACAGATTCACTGACTGGCTTCAGGTCCTCAGTAGCAAGAGTCTGACTGGACGGTGCTACTGGGAGGTGGAGAGGAGCAGTGGAGGCATTTCAGTAGCAGTTGCGTACAAGGATATAAGCAGAACAGGGAGTGAAAGCGGATTTGGCAACAATGAAAAGTCTTGGGCGTTAGGATGTTTCGACATCGGTTATCATTTCAGACATAATAACATCAGAACTTCCCTCTCAGGCCCTCAGTCCTCCAGAGTTGGAGTGTACCTGGACCACAAGGCTGGGACTCTGTCCTTCTACAGCGTCTCTGAAACCATGACTCTCCTTCACAAAGTCCAGACCACATTCACTCAGCCGCTCTATGCTGGACTGTGGGTTTATTGGGTCGGAGACACTGCGCAGTTGTGTAAGCTGAAGTAG
- the LOC117946440 gene encoding histone H3-like centromeric protein A, whose protein sequence is MRHDDSSASRRKGKTPQRRPPPPGPGASGSTPRSPRLSGSSRKPPASPKKRRFRPGTRALMEIRKYQKSSDLLLRKGPFSRLVREVCQSFSHEALRWQVYALLALQEAAEAFLVMLFSDANLCAIHAKRVTLFPRDIQLARRIRGVDNL, encoded by the exons ATGCGTCATGATGATTCATCAGCCAGCCGTCGGAAGGGCAAAACCCCCCAACGCCGACCCCCGCCGCCGGGCCCAGGGGCCTCCGGGTCAACACCCCGGTCCCCAAGACTCAGTGGAAGTTCAA GAAAGCCCCCTGCGTCTCCCAAGAAGAGACGGTTTCGGCCTGGGACCCGGGCCTTAATGGAGATCCGCAAGTACCAGAAGAGCTCCGATCTTCTGCTCAGGAAGGGACCCTTCTCTCGCCTG GTCCGTGAGGTGTGCCAGAGTTTTTCCCATGAGGCTCTCAGATGGCAGGTCTACGCTCTTCTGGCCCTGCAGGAG GCTGCAGAGGCCTTTCTGGTCATGTTGTTCTCCGACGCAAACCTGTGTGCGATCCACGCCAAGCGGGTCACGCTGTTCCCCCGGGACATTCAGCTGGCCAGGAGGATCCGCGGGGTGGACAACTTGTAA
- the mettl6 gene encoding tRNA N(3)-methylcytidine methyltransferase METTL6, translating into MAAKPETSQSIMSKNVKTTTAEEEVALEGDLCARVPGRTKTSTPEDLDGLGGERALVSDFRLMKLEREAQKNWDLFYKRNATNFFKDRHWTTREFEELRACREFESQRLVLLEAGCGVGNCIFPLLEDDLNMFVYACDFSPRAVEFVKQNPLYCPERCCAFQCDLTKDDMRDNVPEGSVDVVTLIFVLSAIHPDKMKLALQNISRVLKPGGVVLFRDYGLHDHAMLRFKAGSKLGDNFYVRQDGTRSYFFSTEFLAELFADTGLQSVSNDYVLRETVNKKEGLCVPRVFLQSKFTKPVQSQSS; encoded by the exons ATGGCGGCTAAACCCGAGACTTCTCAGAGCATcatgtccaaaaatgtaaaaacaacaacagctgaagaAGAGGTGGCGTTGGAAGGCGACCTGTGTGCACGTGTCCCCGGGCGGACGAAGACCTCCACCCCGGAGGACCTGGACGGACTCGGCGGGGAGAGGGCTCTGGTGTCCGACTTCAGGCTGATGAAGTTGGAGAGAGAAGCGCAGAAAAACTGGGACTTGTTTTACAAAAGAAACGCCACAAACTTCTTCAAGGACAGACACTGGACCACCAGAGAATTTGAAGAGCTCAGAGCCTGCAGAGAG TTTGAGTCCCAGAGGCTGGTGCTGCTGGAGGCCGGCTGCGGTGTAGGGAACTGCATCTTCCCTCTGCTGGAGGACGACCTCAACATGTTTGTCTACGCCTGCGACTTCTCACCACGAGCTGTCGAATTTGTCAAA CAAAATCCTCTGTACTGCCCCGAGCGCTGTTGTGCCTTCCAGTGTGACCTAACTAAAGACGATATGCGGGACAATGTCCCCGAGGGCAGCGTGGACGTCGTCACCCTCATCTTCGTCCTGTCGGCCATCCACCCTGACAAGATGAAGCTGGCTCTGCAGAACATCAGCAGG GTGCTGAAGCCCGGTGGCGTCGTCCTCTTCAGGGACTACGGCCTGCACGACCACGCCATGCTCCGGTTCAAAGCCGGCAGCAAGCTGGGGGACAACTTCTACGTCCGCCAAGACGGGACCAGGTCCTACTTCTTCTCTACAG AGTTCCTGGCTGAGCTGTTTGCGGACACGGGCCTCCAATCTGTTTCTAACGACTACGTCCTGAGAGAGACGGTCAACAAAAAGGAGGGGCTCTGTGTTCCCCGAGTGTTCCTGCAGAGCAAGTTCACCAAGCCCGTCCAATCACAGAGCTCCTGA